The DNA region ATTGAAAACTCAATGAATCTATAATGGTTGGGGGTCGCCCCATTCTATTAATTGAATTCTAAAAAATAACCCCCATGAACTGACGTTAAGTCGAGTTCGTGGGGGTTATTTGTCTAAATTTTAAAACGTGAGTGATGGATCAAAGCCGTATTCGCTGGTAAGTCGATTAAATTGGACGCATTTGATTGAATGTGATGTTTGTACGAAAACTGTATTTCAAGCGTAAATGTACGACAAATGATATCATATGTGCTACAATCAAATCATGGTAGATAAAAAATATAATGGTTTAATTTCCCTAAGATTGAATGCAAATTTACATGCAGCGATCGTTCAAGCAGCAGAGAAGGAGGGACGAAGTGTTAATAACTATATCGCAACGATATTGACCCGCCATCTCGAGTCGGTCCAACCATCAAAATCGTCGTTTGAGCAACGACAGTTCGTTGGACGGACCGTTTCTGGTTCATTAATGACACCAGAAAATGGACTAATTCTAGTTGATGGTATTTATTATCGTTATCTGATTGAAGGAAATCAGGCGGTTGAACCGAAACGACAGTACGTTATTATTGAAGCAAATGGTAATGTATTGGTATTACGGCCATTTTAATCCGCAAAGGTAAGATTAAATAGGAGGTATTTTATCGTGGGGATGTTATGGGACTTTTTTGGGATAATCATGGCTGATTCGGACGTACCAACACAATTGTCTGTCAATCGACAGCGAAGTAATCAGAAAAATGAGCCCCAGCTAGAACAAAAGAAAATGATCCAAAAAGTACAGGCGCTACAACGAACGTCGCCAAATCAAAAGAGTCAGCAGCGTCGTCGTCAAAGTATGATGCGACCCAAAAGTAATACGTTATCTCAGATACGTCGGTTGCGTCGAGATGTGACGCTTGGCCCTTCATATCAAAAAAATGAGGCGACCAAAATTACGCATCAGTTAAAAGGTTGGTTAACTGAGGGTGTGCATAAACCTTGATTAACTATTAAATACAGAAAATAGAGGAAAAAATAATGCCGTTTGGAATCAAAATTGTTCCCCAAAATAATGTTGGGCTGCGTGAAACGTTAGGTAAATATACTGCAACTGTGGATTCGGGTCTGAAGTTTTATATCCCGTTAGTCCAAAAAATTCGGAATGTTAGTTTGGCTATGGAACCACTTCGGTTGCCGAATTATTCGGTGATTACAAAAGACAACGCGGATGTATCAGCTAGTGTAACTTTGAATTATCATGTGACCGATGCTGTGAAGTATATGTATGAAAATACGGATTCCGTTGAATCGATGGCGCAATTAGTGCGGGGGCATTTACGTGACATTATTGGTCGTATGGAATTGAATGAATCTTTGGGTTCAACTGCTAAAATTAATCAGGAATTGAGTATCGCAATTGGCGATTTGACGAATACCTATGGTATTAACGTAGATCGAATTAATATTGATGAATTAACACCATCACGTGCCATTCAAGAAGCGATGGATAAGCAATTGACGGCGGATCGTGAGCGGGTTGCAGCAATTGCCGCGGCTGAAGGACAAGCACGGTCAATTGACTTGACGACTAAAGCAAAAAATGACGCATTGATGTCGACTGCTAAGGCTGAAGCGGACGCAACTAAGACACGAGCTGATGCGGAAAAATATCGGATTGATAAAGTACAAGAAGCCTTACAATCAGCGAATGATAAGTATTTCCAAAATCAATCGATTAACGCGTTTGCTGAGTTAGGTAAGAATCCTGCGAATACGATTGTTGTACCGAGTGATAAAGCCGCTGAATTTGGTCAATTACCAGTAGTGGGTCAATTATTAGGCCAAGGTTTAAAAGATAATCAATAAAAAAATAAATGGTTGAACTGATTGTGTTCGGCCATTTTTCTTTGTTTGATTAGCGATGATGGGTTAAATTAACTACAAAAATTAAGAGGCACATTGCTAGCAATGGCAAAAAATCCCAGACATTGAGATGAAATGAATGGGGATATAAAATAAGTAAGAGTGATAGACCGAAGACCCAAAAGACAGCCAATAAGACCATTGGGAAAATTATTTGGAGATATTTCATATATTTTTCCTCACTGGCGTTAAAAGTGAATGAAATGCGAATGTTTCATTGTGTGATTGTGTTTTCTGTATGATAACATGGCGAAGTTTGAATGTTAAGATGGCAAAAAGTAAGTTAGACATTGACTATCTGGCGGTTTGG from Weissella diestrammenae includes:
- a CDS encoding toxin-antitoxin system HicB family antitoxin is translated as MVDKKYNGLISLRLNANLHAAIVQAAEKEGRSVNNYIATILTRHLESVQPSKSSFEQRQFVGRTVSGSLMTPENGLILVDGIYYRYLIEGNQAVEPKRQYVIIEANGNVLVLRPF
- a CDS encoding SPFH domain-containing protein codes for the protein MPFGIKIVPQNNVGLRETLGKYTATVDSGLKFYIPLVQKIRNVSLAMEPLRLPNYSVITKDNADVSASVTLNYHVTDAVKYMYENTDSVESMAQLVRGHLRDIIGRMELNESLGSTAKINQELSIAIGDLTNTYGINVDRINIDELTPSRAIQEAMDKQLTADRERVAAIAAAEGQARSIDLTTKAKNDALMSTAKAEADATKTRADAEKYRIDKVQEALQSANDKYFQNQSINAFAELGKNPANTIVVPSDKAAEFGQLPVVGQLLGQGLKDNQ